TTGTTTTCTCAACATTACGCTGAAACTAGAGGAAATCCATCTAATAAATCTTGGGAGCGACTAGTAGAAGTATATGGGCTTCCAGAAGCAAAAGGTATTTTAGGAGCAATAAGAATTATGATGTTTGGAAACTCTGCTGGTGTTGCTTGGGGTTCTTTTGTTAGCAGGTTTAGAAAGAAAGAAGAAGTAGATGAGAGAAGCGGGCTTCTTTATGAAATAAGTATGATGCTTGCAACCTTTATTTATCTGCCACTAGCTCTCATACATGCTCTTTTAGCAAAATTATTTAGAATATCTATAATTAGGTTTTGATTAAGTTATTAGGGGGGTCACGTAAATGCATACTAACTCTAAAGATATTATAAAAAAAGAGGTACCTCGTGAAGGTACCTGGTACCAATCGGGTCTGGATAAGG
The window above is part of the Synergistaceae bacterium genome. Proteins encoded here:
- a CDS encoding carboxymuconolactone decarboxylase family protein, with the protein product MKDTMGRKLYSLGEFYKIYYLTFFSVYDFIYAKRNDLLEEPFIERIMLAVTEVNGCLFCSYAHTKMALEAGMSNEEIQNMLAGVSDDVPEEQMSAVLFSQHYAETRGNPSNKSWERLVEVYGLPEAKGILGAIRIMMFGNSAGVAWGSFVSRFRKKEEVDERSGLLYEISMMLATFIYLPLALIHALLAKLFRISIIRF